The nucleotide sequence GTGCGAGAAGGTCAACGACACCTACATCCTGCGTGACGGCGCCTCGGGCCTGTTCCTGGCGGCCAGCCAGTTCCCGAAAAATCGCGAGACCCGAGCGCCGTTGGTGCTGGAGATCGTGCCGCACAAGGACGAGATCGATCCGAAGTACCACTTCCTGTGTGACGCGCCGAAGAAGGACCCGGATGGTCGCCCAGCCGTGATCCGCTACAGCCGCAAGACCAAGGAGCAGTACGTGCAGACCGAAGTGGACGGCAAGCCAACCGGCTGGAAAGCGTTCTACGACGGTGGCAAGTGGAAGGTCGAGGACAAGCGCCAGGGCGCTTGACCCGCTAGTCTGTTAACGTTAGAAGCCGTCTGTATAGACGGCTTTTGCTTGCTGTGGGAACGAGGAGGACGCCTGGTCCTCGCTCGCGAAGGTTGTTAACGATTACGCGAAAAACCTGGCACCGAACGGTGCTCTGAAGTTTTTCGCGAGCAAGCTCGCTCCTACATAGCCAGCATCACGCTTATTCGTTGTGGAGATTGCCGTTATGGCCAACGAACTCTATACCCGTACCAATCAGAAAATTTATTTTGCGGGTTTGTCCCTGGAAGCCCTTGGCCGTGCCGAGGAGGGGAAGGAGATGAACGCGATTGCGCTGGTCCAGGCCGGGCGTGAAGCCGCGTTGTTCCACCTGTATGGTGCGTTACTGGGCTTGTGTCATGAGATCGCCGGGTTCTACCGCTTGCCCCAGGCCGGTTCGCCCCGTGCGGAAATGATCATGAATCGTGAGGTGCTGGAAAGCATGGCGATCCCTGAGCTGGCCGAGTTGGTGGAAATGGCGCAGAGCCCTGACAGCTGGGTCGCGCGTCTGCTTAAGGCCCATGCGGATATGTTTCAGCCGCCCCGCGTTCCCCATGTGCCCAAGGGCGATGTGACCCAGCCCTTGATCGTGGCGGTGGCGCTGGAAGAGGAAGAGCCCGAGCCACTGAGTCGCGAAGAGTTGGAAGGCTGGCGTCAGGCGCTGAAAAAGATGGCATTGCGCTTTCGTGAAGGTTTGAACGAGTGCTGAACGTTGGTCGG is from Pseudomonas marginalis and encodes:
- a CDS encoding DUF6586 family protein — protein: MANELYTRTNQKIYFAGLSLEALGRAEEGKEMNAIALVQAGREAALFHLYGALLGLCHEIAGFYRLPQAGSPRAEMIMNREVLESMAIPELAELVEMAQSPDSWVARLLKAHADMFQPPRVPHVPKGDVTQPLIVAVALEEEEPEPLSREELEGWRQALKKMALRFREGLNEC